A single region of the Idiomarinaceae bacterium HL-53 genome encodes:
- a CDS encoding MFS transporter, FHS family, L-fucose permease, giving the protein MTLQNNNYRFALTALTSLFFMWGFITCMNDILIPYLRILFDLTYAQSMLIQFCFFGAYFIVSVPAGLLIGKIGYKSGIVTGLMIAGAGCVLFYPAAQAEIYGLFLLALFVLASGITILQVAANPYVTVLGDEKTASSRLTMTQAFNSLGTTVAPFFGAWLIFGGVADPELSGVSKDTVSLPYFILAATLVVMALIFVRLKLPDMGRTKAAGALPTDGSAWKQRHLVLGAVGIFLYVGAEVSIGSFLAMYIALPEIGNMSTAQSSHYIAWYFGGAMVGRFLGAAIMQRISGEKVLMFNALAAVLLLITTMSSSGVLAMWSLIFIGLCNSIMFPTIFSLALQNLGDSRGQGSGILCLAIVGGAIVPLAQGFLADSVGIQMAFIIPLLCYVYIAFYGFKGYLPQANLVDNKETA; this is encoded by the coding sequence ATGACCCTACAAAACAACAACTACCGGTTTGCACTAACCGCTTTAACGTCGCTCTTCTTTATGTGGGGCTTTATTACCTGCATGAACGATATTCTTATCCCTTATTTAAGAATTTTGTTCGACTTAACTTATGCACAATCGATGCTGATTCAGTTCTGCTTTTTTGGCGCTTATTTTATCGTGTCAGTGCCAGCGGGGCTTCTCATTGGAAAGATTGGTTATAAGTCGGGCATTGTGACCGGGTTGATGATTGCAGGCGCAGGCTGTGTGCTGTTTTATCCAGCCGCGCAAGCTGAAATTTATGGCCTGTTCTTGTTGGCTTTGTTCGTACTTGCTTCGGGTATTACCATCTTACAAGTGGCAGCGAACCCCTACGTGACCGTATTGGGAGATGAGAAAACGGCGTCTAGTCGCTTAACTATGACCCAAGCATTTAACTCGTTGGGTACAACTGTGGCGCCGTTTTTTGGTGCGTGGCTCATCTTTGGCGGCGTTGCCGATCCTGAATTATCTGGTGTATCGAAAGATACCGTGAGCCTTCCTTACTTTATTTTAGCCGCAACGCTCGTGGTTATGGCGCTCATTTTTGTGCGTCTGAAGTTGCCTGATATGGGCAGAACGAAAGCTGCCGGTGCATTACCGACGGATGGTTCAGCTTGGAAACAGCGTCATTTAGTGCTCGGCGCCGTGGGTATTTTTCTTTATGTGGGCGCCGAGGTGAGCATTGGCAGCTTTCTTGCCATGTACATTGCGTTGCCTGAAATCGGCAATATGAGCACGGCTCAGTCGTCTCATTACATTGCGTGGTATTTTGGTGGCGCAATGGTCGGGCGCTTCTTAGGCGCGGCCATCATGCAGCGCATTTCGGGCGAAAAGGTTCTGATGTTTAATGCACTTGCTGCGGTATTGTTACTCATTACCACGATGTCGAGCTCTGGGGTGTTGGCCATGTGGTCACTCATTTTTATTGGGCTTTGCAACTCAATTATGTTCCCAACCATCTTCAGCTTGGCGCTGCAGAACTTAGGCGATAGCCGCGGTCAAGGTTCAGGCATACTCTGCTTAGCCATTGTGGGTGGAGCCATTGTACCGCTTGCGCAAGGTTTCCTTGCAGACAGTGTAGGAATTCAAATGGCCTTTATTATTCCATTGCTTTGCTATGTTTATATCGCGTTTTATGGATTCAAAGGGTACTTGCCACAGGCCAACCTAGTTGACAACAAGGAGACAGCGTAA
- a CDS encoding beta-glucosidase produces MKKISLPKQSKLLCSDFIFGVATSSFQIEGAAQTREPSIWDTFCAQPGRIKDSSNGLVACDHVTKWRDDVELIASMGAEAYRLSIAWGRVMNADGSVNRAGLNFYVSLVNALHAKGIATHVTLYHWDLPQFLEDRGGWLNRETAYKFKEYAEVVAQALGDKVAYYSTINEPFCSAYLSYEAGIHAPGYRNRKSGRQAAHHLLLAHGLAVPVLRKYAPKAEHGIVLNFSPCYAATESKADLRAAKAAHTYHNLWYLQPILTGAYPQLVYELKPHELPEIEAGDMEVIAAPIDFLGVNYYTRTVFREKNGWFSDVPATGEGLTTMGWEVYPEGLTEILVTLDKTFENLPPVYITENGAAFKDTLESGRIHDHDRIDYYQKHLLAVHHSIEAGVDIRGYFAWSLLDNFEWAEGYTQRFGIVYVNFETQERILKDSALALRDFWFARKAQWQAVEAL; encoded by the coding sequence ATGAAAAAAATCAGCCTACCAAAGCAGTCGAAATTACTCTGCAGCGACTTCATTTTCGGTGTTGCTACCTCGTCCTTTCAAATCGAAGGCGCGGCACAAACTCGTGAGCCTAGTATTTGGGATACATTTTGCGCGCAACCGGGTCGTATTAAAGACAGCTCAAACGGGCTTGTCGCATGTGATCATGTAACAAAATGGCGTGACGATGTTGAATTGATCGCGAGTATGGGAGCTGAAGCCTATCGCCTTTCAATTGCTTGGGGACGCGTCATGAATGCCGACGGCAGTGTGAATCGCGCTGGCTTAAATTTTTACGTTTCGCTCGTGAATGCCTTGCATGCAAAAGGTATCGCCACGCACGTGACACTTTACCACTGGGATTTACCGCAGTTTCTTGAAGATCGCGGTGGTTGGTTAAATCGTGAAACCGCGTATAAGTTCAAAGAATATGCTGAGGTTGTTGCACAGGCACTCGGCGACAAAGTGGCCTATTACTCCACGATCAACGAACCGTTTTGTAGCGCTTATTTAAGTTACGAGGCGGGTATTCACGCGCCGGGTTATAGAAACAGAAAAAGCGGAAGACAAGCTGCGCATCATCTATTGCTTGCACACGGACTCGCAGTTCCGGTGTTACGCAAGTATGCGCCGAAAGCTGAACACGGCATCGTATTAAATTTCAGCCCTTGTTATGCAGCTACCGAGAGCAAGGCCGATCTTCGTGCCGCAAAAGCCGCTCACACCTATCATAACCTGTGGTACTTGCAGCCCATCCTTACCGGCGCTTACCCACAGCTAGTTTATGAGCTGAAACCACATGAGTTACCCGAAATAGAAGCTGGAGACATGGAGGTCATTGCCGCGCCTATCGATTTCTTGGGTGTAAACTACTATACGCGGACCGTCTTTCGCGAGAAAAACGGTTGGTTTTCCGACGTACCGGCTACGGGCGAAGGCCTTACCACAATGGGTTGGGAAGTCTACCCCGAAGGGCTCACTGAGATTTTGGTGACACTCGACAAAACCTTTGAGAACCTGCCCCCCGTCTATATCACTGAAAATGGCGCTGCATTCAAAGACACATTAGAGAGTGGGCGCATTCACGATCACGACAGAATAGATTACTATCAGAAACACTTACTCGCAGTTCATCATAGTATTGAGGCCGGTGTGGATATTCGTGGATACTTTGCTTGGAGCTTATTAGACAACTTCGAGTGGGCCGAAGGATACACGCAACGCTTCGGTATTGTTTATGTGAACTTCGAAACGCAAGAGCGAATTTTAAAAGACAGTGCGCTCGCGCTGCGTGATTTTTGGTTCGCAAGAAAAGCACAGTGGCAGGCTGTGGAGGCATTATGA
- a CDS encoding glycoside/pentoside/hexuronide:cation symporter, GPH family, which translates to MISRREKVAYGLGDTASNLIFQTVMLFLAFFYTDIFGISAATVGTMFLVVRLIDAITDPLMGLLADKTKSRHGQFRPYLLWLVIPFAVCSILAFTTPDLAESGKVVYAYTTYTLLMLAYTAINIPYSALGAAITENPEERVSVQSYRFVFGMLGGLIVTLCTLPLVEYFGQGNRALGYQLTIAAMSVFGVIFFLLCFAGTQERVKPPEGQQLGFASGLRTLWKNDALRTLAVVAVLLLTGIAIKNTLAIYYVKYYLLRDDLITEFISLGMVGNILGCALANPVSHRIDKVSAYKALQLIAAALSLAAFWVSSNQLVLAFVLYFFWSFFLQMATPMLWAKIADVVDLGQRQSGIRATGLVYASVVFFIKIGIALGGAIAGWWLAFYGYQPDQVQSAESQFGILFAFTVLPAVCSVLVAWVMRSYTLNQERAIQIAAELTQKP; encoded by the coding sequence ATGATTTCAAGGCGCGAGAAAGTCGCGTACGGTTTGGGTGACACCGCAAGTAATCTTATTTTCCAAACCGTCATGTTATTTTTGGCGTTTTTCTATACCGATATTTTTGGCATTTCAGCAGCGACCGTCGGAACCATGTTCCTTGTGGTCAGGCTCATTGATGCCATTACCGATCCACTCATGGGGTTACTCGCAGATAAAACCAAGTCACGTCATGGGCAATTCCGCCCCTATTTATTGTGGCTCGTGATTCCATTTGCAGTTTGCAGCATTCTCGCATTCACAACGCCTGACCTCGCTGAATCTGGCAAAGTCGTATATGCATACACCACCTACACGCTGTTAATGCTCGCCTACACGGCCATCAACATTCCCTATTCCGCTCTGGGTGCAGCGATTACCGAGAATCCAGAAGAACGCGTCTCGGTGCAATCTTATCGGTTTGTTTTCGGCATGCTCGGAGGGCTCATTGTCACCCTCTGTACGCTCCCTTTGGTGGAGTATTTTGGTCAAGGAAATCGGGCGTTAGGTTATCAACTCACGATTGCCGCCATGAGTGTATTCGGTGTGATCTTCTTCCTTTTATGTTTCGCGGGCACTCAAGAGCGTGTAAAACCACCCGAGGGACAACAACTCGGCTTTGCGTCAGGTCTGCGCACGCTGTGGAAAAATGATGCCTTGCGCACACTTGCGGTGGTGGCTGTACTGCTCCTCACAGGGATTGCGATCAAAAATACCCTAGCTATCTATTACGTAAAATATTACCTGCTCCGTGACGATTTAATCACTGAGTTTATTTCACTCGGCATGGTCGGTAATATTCTCGGTTGTGCCTTGGCAAACCCAGTGTCTCACCGCATTGACAAAGTATCCGCCTACAAAGCTTTGCAGCTAATCGCCGCAGCACTCTCTCTGGCTGCATTTTGGGTATCATCAAATCAACTTGTGTTGGCATTCGTGCTCTATTTTTTCTGGTCCTTTTTCTTACAAATGGCCACGCCCATGCTGTGGGCCAAAATTGCCGACGTAGTCGATCTTGGCCAACGCCAATCTGGAATTCGCGCAACGGGTCTCGTCTACGCCTCGGTCGTCTTTTTTATTAAAATAGGCATCGCCCTCGGTGGTGCAATCGCAGGTTGGTGGCTCGCGTTCTATGGCTATCAACCCGACCAAGTGCAGTCGGCAGAAAGTCAGTTTGGCATTCTGTTTGCCTTCACGGTGTTGCCGGCAGTCTGTTCTGTGCTTGTGGCATGGGTCATGCGCAGTTACACTCTCAACCAAGAAAGAGCAATTCAGATTGCCGCTGAACTCACACAAAAACCGTAG
- a CDS encoding transcriptional regulator, LacI family — protein MATIYEVAKLAGVSLATISRVLNGTAPVRESTKQKVEAAMRELGYRPNSVAQSLATNRSNSVGILVSELGGPFYSELLSRIEAEFRNAGKHVIIAAGHSEEDIERERIEFLLSRNCDALILHVESVSDEFLVELAERGTSFVVINREVKGLSERCITLDNELGGYLATHHLLKKGHRQIAYISGPMWKHDASERYKGHLKALAEYGIDEDPTLFYEGDFQETGGVHGFAHLIAKHHKSGKLEFSALVCGNDEMASGAITVAHERGLDVPEQLAVIGFDNVNFSHYTYPKLTTIDYPIAEIGHMAAHWVLKTVYKQPIEDIQSVFKPRLILRDST, from the coding sequence ATGGCAACAATTTATGAGGTTGCAAAACTGGCGGGCGTCTCTCTCGCCACGATCTCTCGGGTACTCAATGGTACCGCGCCGGTGCGCGAATCTACGAAGCAAAAAGTAGAAGCCGCCATGCGTGAGTTGGGCTATCGCCCGAACTCAGTCGCACAATCACTTGCGACCAATCGCTCGAACAGTGTCGGCATTCTCGTGTCAGAGCTAGGTGGTCCTTTCTACAGCGAGCTTTTGAGCCGTATTGAAGCTGAGTTTCGTAACGCCGGCAAGCATGTCATTATCGCGGCCGGCCATAGCGAAGAAGACATCGAACGGGAACGCATTGAATTTCTTCTAAGCCGCAACTGCGATGCGCTGATTCTGCATGTTGAATCCGTCAGTGATGAATTCCTGGTGGAACTTGCCGAGCGCGGCACCTCGTTTGTTGTCATTAACCGAGAGGTGAAAGGCCTATCAGAACGCTGTATAACCCTCGACAACGAATTAGGCGGTTACTTAGCAACACATCATTTATTGAAGAAGGGTCATCGGCAAATCGCTTATATTTCCGGCCCCATGTGGAAACATGATGCAAGTGAACGTTATAAAGGGCATTTAAAAGCGCTTGCAGAATATGGGATCGATGAAGACCCCACATTATTTTATGAAGGTGACTTCCAGGAAACAGGTGGCGTGCATGGCTTTGCTCACCTCATTGCGAAGCATCATAAAAGTGGCAAACTTGAATTCAGTGCCTTGGTGTGCGGTAACGATGAAATGGCTTCAGGAGCCATTACAGTAGCACATGAAAGAGGTTTAGACGTGCCAGAGCAACTCGCGGTAATTGGCTTCGATAACGTCAACTTCTCACACTATACCTACCCGAAATTAACCACTATTGACTACCCTATTGCAGAAATTGGCCATATGGCAGCGCATTGGGTACTCAAAACGGTTTATAAGCAACCCATTGAAGACATTCAGTCGGTATTTAAACCGCGCCTGATTTTGCGCGATTCCACCTAG
- a CDS encoding putative endopeptidase produces MLKIKLAAAGIALALGLAACSNTEDTRTASTENLTSGLMLEDFDTSVRPQDDLFMFVNGTWYNNTEIPSDRSRYGSFDLLTQQNEQRLRGIIEAAAEKNAASGTNEQKIGDFYASFMDEERIEALGLSPIQPMLARIAGIDSHAELTTTMASMRRDGLGGPFGFYVSTDAKNPEVYALHLSQSGLGLPDRDYYFRDSEEFENIRTKYVEYLEGMFGELGHANPADAAQRVYELELALAENHWTRLQIRDAEARYNKMSIDEVRALMGDIDYDAAAEVAGITAADYVIVNTPSYIEALGEMYTDVELATWKDYLQVRLLSGFASRLHSSVADRQFDFYSTTLSGTPEQQERWKRGVQATNGALGEVLGQEYVALYFPPEAKERMGVLIDNLLEAMEESINELEWMTDDTKVEALEKLANFTPKIGYPDKWRDYSALEIVPGDLIGNTIRAANFEYDENVADIGQPVDRTRWGMNPQRVNAYYSPTANEIVFPAGILQPPFFDMNADDAVNYGGIGAVIGHEIGHGFDDQGSRYDGSGNLRNWWTEQDREQFDALAGVLVEQYSQFEPLPGMNIDGRISLGENIGDHVGLLSAYRAYQKSLNGEASPVMDGFTGEQRFFLSWAQIWKIKFRDDAMRAQLARGPHSPGQYRALGAPRNIPGFYEAFNVQEGDGMYLAPEDRVILW; encoded by the coding sequence ATGTTGAAAATAAAATTGGCTGCCGCAGGTATTGCGTTAGCGCTTGGTTTGGCTGCGTGTTCAAACACAGAGGACACGCGCACAGCATCAACCGAAAATCTTACGTCAGGCTTAATGCTTGAAGACTTCGATACCAGTGTTCGCCCGCAAGACGATTTGTTTATGTTTGTGAACGGCACTTGGTATAACAACACTGAAATTCCGAGCGATCGCTCACGCTACGGTTCATTCGATTTACTCACCCAGCAAAATGAGCAGCGTTTACGTGGCATTATTGAAGCGGCTGCGGAGAAAAATGCTGCGTCGGGTACCAATGAACAGAAAATTGGTGACTTCTATGCAAGCTTTATGGACGAAGAGCGTATTGAAGCGCTTGGTTTGAGTCCTATTCAGCCAATGCTTGCACGTATCGCGGGTATCGATAGTCATGCAGAACTCACTACCACCATGGCGTCAATGCGTCGAGATGGTTTAGGTGGCCCGTTTGGTTTTTACGTATCAACCGATGCAAAGAACCCAGAGGTTTATGCGTTGCACTTGAGCCAATCTGGCTTAGGTTTGCCGGACCGTGATTATTACTTCCGTGACAGTGAAGAATTTGAAAATATTCGTACAAAGTATGTCGAGTATCTCGAAGGTATGTTTGGTGAGCTGGGACACGCAAACCCGGCTGACGCAGCGCAGCGCGTTTACGAGTTGGAACTCGCTTTAGCGGAAAATCATTGGACTCGCCTGCAAATTCGAGACGCAGAAGCACGCTATAACAAAATGTCGATTGATGAAGTGCGCGCGTTGATGGGCGATATCGACTATGACGCAGCAGCAGAAGTCGCCGGCATTACTGCGGCGGATTACGTGATTGTGAATACCCCTTCATACATTGAAGCGCTCGGTGAAATGTACACCGACGTAGAGTTAGCAACGTGGAAAGACTACTTACAGGTTCGTTTATTAAGTGGTTTTGCTTCGCGCTTACATAGCTCAGTCGCGGATCGTCAATTCGATTTCTACTCAACGACCTTAAGCGGTACGCCGGAACAGCAGGAGCGTTGGAAGCGTGGCGTGCAAGCTACGAATGGCGCATTAGGAGAAGTATTAGGGCAAGAATACGTTGCACTTTATTTCCCACCTGAAGCCAAAGAGCGTATGGGCGTCTTAATCGATAACCTGCTCGAAGCGATGGAAGAGTCGATTAATGAGCTTGAGTGGATGACCGACGACACGAAAGTGGAGGCGCTAGAGAAGCTCGCAAACTTCACGCCGAAGATTGGTTACCCAGACAAATGGCGTGATTACTCAGCACTCGAAATTGTACCCGGCGATTTGATTGGGAATACCATTCGGGCGGCAAACTTTGAGTACGACGAGAATGTGGCAGACATTGGCCAGCCTGTAGACCGTACGCGTTGGGGTATGAATCCACAGCGAGTAAATGCTTACTACAGCCCAACCGCGAATGAAATTGTTTTCCCAGCGGGGATCTTACAGCCTCCATTCTTCGACATGAACGCAGACGACGCGGTGAACTACGGCGGCATTGGTGCTGTGATTGGGCATGAGATTGGCCATGGTTTCGATGATCAGGGTTCACGTTACGACGGTAGCGGTAACTTACGCAACTGGTGGACGGAGCAAGACCGCGAACAATTTGATGCGTTAGCAGGCGTATTAGTTGAGCAATACTCGCAGTTCGAACCGTTACCCGGCATGAACATCGACGGTCGCATTTCATTGGGTGAAAACATTGGTGACCATGTTGGCTTATTGAGCGCTTATCGTGCTTATCAGAAGAGCTTAAATGGCGAAGCCTCTCCCGTAATGGATGGTTTTACCGGTGAGCAACGGTTCTTCTTGAGCTGGGCGCAAATCTGGAAAATCAAGTTCCGTGACGATGCGATGCGCGCACAATTAGCACGTGGGCCGCATTCACCAGGGCAATATCGTGCATTGGGTGCGCCGCGTAACATTCCAGGTTTCTACGAAGCCTTTAATGTGCAAGAAGGCGACGGAATGTACCTTGCGCCGGAAGATCGTGTGATTCTCTGGTAA
- a CDS encoding GTP cyclohydrolase II: MTSNSTQPVVTFAAETKLPTPFAEFRLVGFTDRRGKEHVAMVLGNVADGEPVLARVHSECLTGDALYSQRCDCGPQLHAALEKIAAEGRGVLVYLRQEGRGIGLINKIRAYAEQDKGLDTVEANEILGFEADAREYDIAAGIFTHLGVKSIKLLTNNPRKLEALAECGIQIDTRIPHITEGTPHNRYYLETKSKKFGHLF, from the coding sequence ATGACATCAAATAGCACACAACCTGTGGTGACATTCGCTGCAGAAACCAAGTTACCGACACCCTTTGCCGAATTTAGGCTCGTGGGGTTTACCGATCGTCGAGGCAAAGAGCATGTTGCCATGGTGCTTGGCAATGTAGCCGACGGCGAGCCGGTGCTTGCGCGCGTGCATTCGGAATGCCTGACGGGTGATGCCCTTTACAGCCAGCGTTGTGATTGTGGGCCGCAACTGCACGCCGCGCTAGAAAAAATAGCCGCCGAAGGTCGCGGTGTACTGGTTTATTTGCGGCAAGAGGGGCGTGGTATTGGGCTGATTAATAAAATTCGGGCCTATGCGGAGCAAGATAAAGGCTTAGATACGGTTGAAGCCAATGAGATTCTTGGTTTTGAAGCCGATGCGCGCGAATACGATATTGCCGCCGGAATATTCACCCACTTGGGCGTTAAAAGTATTAAATTACTTACCAATAACCCTCGTAAACTCGAAGCGCTCGCGGAGTGCGGAATTCAAATCGATACGCGCATTCCTCATATCACTGAGGGCACACCTCATAATCGTTATTACCTCGAAACGAAGAGTAAGAAGTTCGGTCACTTGTTCTAG
- a CDS encoding diguanylate cyclase (GGDEF) domain-containing protein: MISWLRTHPSPAGATYYTMLMTGIVIGVFGLLLSQWFSSQEPIMGVLSVTASVVALATGLGLYAVMRGNAFVRVLIGGAMAALACYSIYRSVLLDGAIIDPAFSGLKTSAHWPLAFSFLVLGLLIMTGLKTALRQQIWQVGGAGLIIWGVILNAFTWFQSTYVWIAPHPMVASISSLFVVMTGIAVWFGGEHGTKLQRLPTRSGLVVGFLGVFFPTVIWFALAINEAQNLVSEGNTLAEEVAERREDTSWRNINLMVRLAARWSAVSDDQLETIQEIDILRYLNDEPQIKSIILLDDHWNLLFEHSLDRVAYSHFITERGFDGFQDVQSWLKDEPLARSVTIPLYSITERVNPVVLFRQPIFRHERLYGFVVAVYDFAALVNPSAMELDSIFRTNARIGPYLLSSRGSYTDIQLASESSNVALYRTERVMELPYMPPTNLSVYLKDTSDLRQASNIQTFVLIGGFLLAVFLVISMENGKILRRQRSLLKRQATRDELTQLPNRAVLEKYLSEKTLEYRQSGVAIATLFIDLDGFKPINDSLGLAIGDELLFETARRLQLVCASEHLVARFGGDEFVIVMAGNISERSIQNLVRRLLSTIAQPFVIDENRLYLTASIGITTTEQTPPDPRLLIQHADMAMYQAKRQGRNHFQYFSKEMIEKFHESVSLRNKLQQAMDKQELQLYYQPILACGSRKVIGVEALLRWEVAPGEFVSPADFIPLAEDSGQIIPISVWVVQQACRDGLDLLQMGDYTMSVNLSAVQFQRANFVQSLEYALEYTQFPANKLRLELTESVLVDDQNEAIRILNDLRKREISVSIDDFGTGFSSLSYLRNLPANQLKIDRSFVADIGSEHSDGAITRGIIAMASELNMQVVAEGVETEAQVTFVEQAGAHAMQGYYFARSMPIHELRMYIQSQQLKE, translated from the coding sequence TTGATTTCTTGGCTCAGAACCCACCCCTCTCCTGCGGGCGCAACCTACTACACCATGCTCATGACGGGCATTGTAATAGGCGTTTTCGGGCTGCTTCTGTCCCAATGGTTTTCCAGCCAAGAACCGATCATGGGCGTTTTATCAGTGACCGCTTCGGTGGTTGCGCTTGCTACGGGTCTCGGCTTATATGCAGTGATGCGTGGGAATGCTTTCGTTCGCGTTTTGATTGGCGGCGCCATGGCTGCACTGGCGTGTTATTCAATTTATCGGAGTGTGTTGTTAGACGGTGCCATTATTGACCCAGCGTTTTCAGGCTTGAAAACGAGTGCGCATTGGCCTTTAGCTTTTTCATTTCTCGTGCTCGGCTTGTTAATTATGACAGGCTTGAAAACAGCGCTCCGACAGCAAATTTGGCAGGTAGGTGGCGCGGGGTTGATTATTTGGGGCGTTATTCTAAATGCATTTACTTGGTTTCAATCAACCTACGTTTGGATAGCCCCTCACCCGATGGTAGCGAGTATCTCGAGCCTTTTCGTGGTAATGACAGGAATTGCCGTTTGGTTTGGGGGAGAGCATGGTACGAAGCTGCAAAGGTTACCGACGCGATCTGGCTTAGTGGTCGGTTTTTTAGGTGTTTTTTTTCCAACGGTTATTTGGTTTGCGTTAGCTATTAATGAAGCACAAAACTTAGTGAGCGAAGGTAATACGCTTGCAGAAGAGGTTGCTGAGCGAAGAGAAGATACGTCTTGGCGCAACATTAATCTGATGGTTCGGCTCGCTGCGCGGTGGTCTGCTGTTTCCGACGATCAGTTAGAGACCATTCAGGAAATAGATATTCTGCGTTACTTGAATGATGAGCCCCAGATTAAGTCGATTATATTGCTCGACGATCATTGGAATCTGTTATTCGAGCACAGCCTTGACCGCGTGGCTTACTCACACTTTATTACGGAGCGCGGCTTCGATGGCTTTCAAGATGTACAGAGCTGGCTAAAAGACGAGCCACTCGCACGTTCCGTTACGATTCCGCTTTACTCAATTACCGAGCGGGTCAATCCAGTGGTGCTGTTTCGGCAACCGATCTTTCGGCACGAGCGGTTATATGGCTTTGTAGTTGCAGTGTATGACTTCGCCGCCCTTGTCAACCCATCTGCTATGGAGCTCGATTCTATTTTTAGAACGAACGCTCGAATTGGCCCCTACTTATTGAGTAGTCGCGGTTCATACACGGATATTCAGCTCGCGTCAGAAAGTTCTAACGTGGCTTTATACCGCACAGAACGCGTGATGGAATTGCCCTATATGCCCCCTACGAATTTGTCGGTGTATTTGAAAGACACGTCTGACTTAAGACAGGCGTCTAACATTCAAACCTTTGTGCTCATAGGCGGTTTTTTGTTAGCGGTATTCCTCGTGATTAGCATGGAAAATGGCAAAATTCTGCGGCGCCAACGTAGCCTTTTAAAACGCCAAGCCACGCGGGATGAATTAACCCAACTGCCGAATCGGGCGGTACTTGAAAAGTACTTGAGCGAAAAGACGCTGGAATATCGTCAATCGGGCGTTGCTATTGCGACTTTATTTATTGATTTGGACGGGTTTAAACCAATCAACGATAGCCTCGGATTGGCGATCGGTGATGAACTACTGTTCGAAACAGCACGACGTTTGCAATTGGTTTGTGCTTCGGAGCACTTAGTGGCTCGATTTGGCGGTGATGAGTTTGTGATCGTAATGGCGGGTAATATTTCTGAGCGCTCGATTCAAAATCTCGTTCGGCGCTTGCTCTCAACGATTGCTCAACCATTTGTGATTGACGAGAACCGACTCTACTTGACGGCAAGTATTGGCATTACCACAACTGAGCAAACACCGCCTGATCCACGCTTACTCATTCAGCATGCCGATATGGCGATGTATCAAGCGAAACGCCAAGGCAGGAATCACTTTCAATATTTCTCTAAAGAAATGATTGAGAAATTTCATGAATCGGTCTCGTTGCGCAACAAGTTACAACAAGCTATGGACAAACAAGAGCTTCAGCTTTATTACCAACCCATACTTGCTTGTGGCTCGAGAAAAGTGATTGGGGTAGAAGCGCTGTTAAGGTGGGAGGTGGCGCCGGGCGAATTTGTCTCACCTGCCGATTTTATTCCCCTGGCGGAAGATAGCGGGCAGATTATCCCGATCAGTGTGTGGGTGGTGCAGCAGGCGTGTCGGGACGGTTTAGATTTGCTGCAAATGGGCGACTACACCATGTCTGTTAACCTATCGGCGGTGCAATTTCAGCGGGCTAATTTTGTGCAGAGCTTGGAATATGCTTTGGAGTACACGCAATTCCCAGCCAATAAATTGCGACTTGAGCTTACCGAGAGTGTACTTGTCGACGATCAGAACGAGGCGATTCGCATTTTAAATGACCTTCGTAAACGGGAAATATCAGTTTCCATTGATGATTTTGGAACCGGTTTCTCCAGCCTGAGCTATCTGAGGAATTTGCCTGCGAACCAATTGAAAATAGATCGCAGTTTTGTGGCAGATATTGGTTCAGAGCATTCAGACGGTGCGATTACTCGTGGTATCATAGCCATGGCTTCAGAGCTGAACATGCAAGTAGTTGCTGAGGGCGTAGAAACTGAAGCGCAGGTAACGTTTGTTGAGCAAGCTGGAGCCCATGCAATGCAAGGATACTATTTTGCCCGGTCCATGCCGATTCACGAACTTCGTATGTATATCCAGAGTCAGCAGTTAAAAGAGTAG